A genome region from Bifidobacterium coryneforme includes the following:
- a CDS encoding RICIN domain-containing protein, with the protein MGLQWKRHLGRACAAGTVTALLALMPFAGVNRAHAAGLTSQPGNQTYSTATGETGAVPRDMLPDTIHDSIPEEATMVSKSVAVTDQGEARDITTGQPVTDTSVVGTPDHPADPLAKTGGKSFIPVPVSEVKEQLDESDRAGSVNPAAQRQVGDRYSSVARSGVYRPQGRSEAVAKTASLGNNAYGAHWGTHNGSQAFFEADGTLFAQQAKGVIDVSQWQGRIDWATARAAGVEGAIIRIGYGWGNGFDSTALYNINECKRLGIPFGLYLYSYAYDGNTGWAEGDGTVDLLRRAGVQPGDLTYPVYYDLEKWAWTGHAPPTSPAVYDSIVNSWYNRLQSAGYNNLSIYSYTYYLNTALNSGTIRSRTHWVASYGARTGFNFSANQRCWQYADNGRINGIGNSVDLNACGNRNPVSVGGDVAKLSPADRITDITEGDYFIGSALPDRYLDVPAGSHQDETQLVTWSPTNAWNQLYHLKPHGDGSYIITSKNSGKALDVSTGSTRNGNPVIQYSTNRGPNQRWYFYRSPEGYVFIISALGDGRSVALDVTSGNMALGTKMEIWQYNGGQNQAFRLMQAAAIPGGKRTITSSYANGSSLDVPAGSMVRDTRLQTWPYNGGPNQGFEFIDAGNGRYKIRVVHSKMYLDLQYGFPGDGGNIVQYTQTSGYNQVWYLQKYQGGYAIRSMFNNKAIDIHSGGLNPGTPVITYTFREQANQKWNIG; encoded by the coding sequence CCGGGCAACCAGACTTACTCCACGGCGACAGGGGAGACGGGTGCCGTACCGCGCGATATGCTTCCTGACACCATCCATGATTCCATTCCCGAAGAGGCCACGATGGTATCCAAGAGTGTGGCCGTCACCGACCAGGGCGAGGCCAGGGATATCACTACCGGCCAGCCGGTGACCGATACCTCGGTCGTTGGTACTCCGGACCATCCGGCAGATCCCCTGGCCAAGACCGGAGGAAAGAGCTTCATTCCGGTTCCCGTCAGTGAAGTCAAGGAGCAGCTGGACGAGTCCGACCGGGCAGGGTCGGTAAATCCGGCCGCTCAACGGCAGGTCGGCGATAGGTACTCCTCCGTAGCGAGAAGTGGTGTTTACCGCCCGCAGGGGAGGTCGGAAGCTGTTGCGAAAACCGCCTCGCTGGGCAACAACGCATATGGGGCCCACTGGGGAACACACAACGGCTCCCAGGCCTTCTTCGAGGCAGATGGCACCCTGTTCGCTCAGCAGGCGAAGGGCGTCATCGACGTCTCTCAATGGCAGGGGCGAATCGACTGGGCGACGGCCCGTGCCGCTGGTGTGGAAGGCGCCATCATCCGTATCGGATACGGATGGGGAAACGGCTTCGACAGTACGGCCTTATACAACATCAATGAGTGCAAACGTCTTGGTATCCCCTTCGGTCTTTACCTCTACTCCTACGCTTATGACGGCAATACCGGCTGGGCCGAGGGAGACGGCACGGTGGATCTTCTTCGTCGTGCGGGTGTGCAGCCCGGAGATTTGACCTACCCTGTCTACTATGACCTGGAGAAGTGGGCCTGGACCGGCCATGCCCCTCCGACGTCACCCGCCGTGTACGACAGCATCGTCAACTCCTGGTACAACCGCTTGCAGTCCGCGGGGTATAACAATCTCTCGATCTACTCCTATACCTACTACCTGAACACGGCTCTGAACAGCGGCACCATCCGCTCCAGGACCCACTGGGTGGCCAGTTATGGTGCTCGCACAGGCTTCAACTTCTCTGCCAATCAGCGTTGCTGGCAGTATGCGGATAACGGCAGAATCAACGGTATCGGCAACAGCGTGGATCTGAACGCTTGCGGGAACAGGAATCCGGTGAGCGTAGGGGGAGACGTGGCCAAGCTCTCCCCAGCCGACAGAATCACGGACATAACCGAAGGTGACTATTTCATCGGCTCGGCCCTTCCCGACCGGTATCTGGACGTACCGGCCGGCAGCCACCAGGACGAGACTCAGTTGGTAACATGGTCACCTACCAACGCTTGGAACCAGCTGTACCACCTAAAGCCGCACGGCGACGGGTCATATATCATCACGTCGAAGAACTCCGGCAAGGCCCTGGACGTCAGTACAGGCTCTACCCGTAATGGGAACCCAGTCATTCAGTACTCGACCAATAGGGGACCCAATCAGCGCTGGTACTTCTATCGGTCACCAGAGGGATATGTCTTCATCATCTCCGCACTCGGGGACGGTAGAAGTGTGGCCCTCGACGTGACCAGCGGCAATATGGCACTGGGTACCAAGATGGAGATTTGGCAGTATAACGGTGGTCAGAACCAGGCCTTCAGACTGATGCAGGCAGCAGCCATCCCCGGTGGTAAAAGAACCATCACCAGTTCATACGCGAATGGGAGCAGCCTTGATGTGCCTGCCGGCAGCATGGTTCGTGATACCCGTCTGCAGACATGGCCGTACAACGGAGGCCCCAATCAGGGTTTCGAGTTCATCGATGCCGGCAATGGAAGATACAAAATCAGGGTTGTGCACTCCAAGATGTATCTAGACCTCCAGTACGGTTTCCCGGGAGACGGCGGCAATATCGTTCAGTACACCCAAACGAGCGGGTACAATCAGGTGTGGTACCTGCAGAAGTACCAGGGCGGGTATGCCATCCGCAGCATGTTCAACAATAAGGCTATCGACATCCACAGTGGCGGTCTCAACCCGGGTACCCCTGTCATCACCTATACATTCCGAGAGCAGGCCAACCAGAAATGGAACATCGGCTGA
- a CDS encoding glycosyltransferase family 2 protein translates to MLSGSTVSLVMPCRNEAKHLAQMVADIPDFYDEIICVSNKSSDDTVEVGREIERSNPRFEMLVDDRVASGIGYGFAHMTGINKAKSSIIVCADSDGTYPIEDLPRIMGVMKERGLSFASCSRYPDKNIPLKLQLGVKILNFEMFLLYAKVIHDSLSGMWVFERDVVPSLHLTEGDWNLSPQIKLNAHKYLGPRFGEVRIRQGIRFGETKQSYLKTGFGHLKWIFKNRFIQRKGIQPAD, encoded by the coding sequence ATGTTGAGCGGTTCGACTGTTTCTCTGGTCATGCCGTGCCGCAATGAGGCAAAGCATCTGGCTCAGATGGTCGCCGACATTCCGGATTTCTATGATGAGATAATCTGCGTCAGCAACAAGTCGAGTGATGACACCGTAGAGGTCGGCCGTGAGATTGAGCGGTCGAACCCTCGCTTCGAGATGCTTGTCGATGACAGGGTCGCCTCGGGAATCGGTTATGGGTTCGCCCACATGACTGGAATCAACAAGGCCAAGAGTTCGATCATCGTGTGTGCGGACTCCGATGGCACGTACCCGATTGAGGACCTCCCTCGCATCATGGGTGTCATGAAGGAGCGTGGCCTCAGCTTCGCCTCCTGCTCCAGGTATCCCGACAAGAACATTCCTTTGAAACTCCAGCTCGGGGTGAAGATTCTCAACTTCGAAATGTTCCTTCTCTACGCCAAGGTCATCCACGATTCCCTATCAGGGATGTGGGTGTTCGAGCGTGACGTGGTTCCCTCCCTTCATCTGACGGAGGGCGATTGGAACCTGTCCCCTCAGATCAAGCTCAATGCCCATAAGTACCTGGGTCCCCGTTTCGGTGAAGTCAGGATACGGCAGGGTATCAGGTTCGGAGAGACGAAGCAGTCCTATCTGAAGACCGGTTTTGGTCACCTGAAGTGGATTTTCAAGAACCGCTTCATTCAGCGCAAGGGTATTCAACCCGCCGACTGA